A single region of the Melioribacteraceae bacterium 4301-Me genome encodes:
- a CDS encoding alkaline phosphatase family protein yields MKQFFKILTSFLLAFTILSAQHSPRPKLVVGIVIDQMRYDYLKRFEPLFGEDGFKRLERNGCNFTFAHFNYVPTYTAPGHASIYTGTTPYYHGIIANDWYDKTTKKMISSVESKSYSVVGSNAKKAASPNKLMATTITDQLKIVTNNKARVFSVSLKDRAAVLSGGHLADAAYWYDDSSGNFVSSSYYMKSLPQWVIDFNNKKLAEKFVAEKWELSFAKEKYLTNNDKSKKLNVFNEENTNFPHSFENVPSENKYQLLEITPFGNELLLKFVQELIQNEKIGQNKFTDFLAVSFSSTDYIGHKYGPNSLEVEDTYVKLDRQIAELLNTFDKYVGKGNYLLFLTADHGVAESIDFLEEEKLPTGFLNTRSFIDSLSFFVGNTFGNKNLIENYSNNQIFLNHELINRMKLNKNEVIHNIADFVRENFPEVIRVFTSDVLEKEIPSRNKNNFVLNGFNPVRSGDIILELRPDYFSGDKNKFGNAATHGTSYNYDTHVPLIFFGWNVPSMTVSKQVFVVDIAPTISNLLGIDEPDACYGIPLIELTYTK; encoded by the coding sequence ATGAAACAATTCTTTAAAATACTTACCAGTTTCTTACTTGCGTTTACAATTTTATCAGCGCAGCATAGCCCCAGACCCAAATTGGTAGTGGGCATTGTAATAGACCAAATGCGATATGACTATTTGAAGAGATTTGAACCGCTTTTTGGTGAAGACGGATTTAAGAGATTAGAACGTAATGGTTGTAATTTTACATTCGCACATTTTAATTACGTGCCTACGTACACTGCCCCAGGTCATGCATCAATTTATACTGGCACTACTCCATACTACCATGGAATAATTGCTAATGATTGGTATGACAAAACAACCAAAAAAATGATTAGTTCGGTGGAAAGTAAATCTTATTCAGTTGTTGGATCCAATGCTAAAAAAGCTGCTAGCCCAAATAAATTAATGGCAACTACAATTACAGACCAATTAAAAATTGTGACTAATAATAAAGCCCGCGTTTTTTCTGTATCCTTAAAGGACCGTGCGGCTGTTTTGTCGGGTGGACATTTAGCAGACGCCGCTTATTGGTATGATGATTCATCTGGAAATTTTGTTTCCTCTTCTTATTATATGAAGTCATTGCCACAGTGGGTAATTGATTTCAATAACAAAAAGCTGGCTGAAAAGTTTGTTGCAGAAAAATGGGAGCTTTCCTTTGCAAAGGAGAAATATTTAACTAATAATGATAAATCAAAAAAATTAAATGTATTTAATGAAGAAAACACAAATTTCCCGCATTCATTTGAAAATGTTCCATCAGAAAATAAGTATCAATTGTTGGAAATTACCCCTTTCGGGAATGAGTTGTTATTAAAGTTTGTGCAAGAGCTTATTCAAAATGAAAAAATTGGACAAAATAAATTTACCGACTTTTTAGCTGTTAGTTTTTCGTCGACAGATTATATCGGTCATAAATATGGACCTAATTCGTTAGAGGTAGAAGATACTTATGTAAAGTTAGATAGACAAATTGCAGAGCTTCTCAATACGTTTGATAAATATGTAGGTAAAGGAAATTACTTACTTTTTCTTACAGCTGATCATGGCGTAGCTGAATCAATTGATTTTCTTGAAGAAGAAAAATTACCTACGGGCTTTTTAAATACACGTTCCTTTATTGACTCTCTAAGTTTTTTTGTTGGAAATACATTCGGTAATAAAAACTTAATTGAGAATTATTCTAATAACCAGATTTTTCTCAATCACGAACTTATTAACAGGATGAAACTGAATAAGAATGAAGTAATTCATAATATCGCTGATTTTGTTAGGGAAAATTTCCCAGAGGTAATTAGAGTGTTTACATCAGATGTTTTAGAAAAAGAAATCCCATCAAGAAATAAAAATAATTTTGTTCTAAACGGGTTTAATCCAGTTCGGTCAGGAGATATAATTTTGGAACTCAGACCAGATTATTTTAGCGGCGATAAAAATAAATTTGGCAATGCTGCAACACATGGCACAAGCTATAATTACGATACACATGTGCCGCTTATTTTTTTTGGTTGGAATGTTCCTTCAATGACAGTTAGTAAACAAGTCTTCGTTGTTGATATTGCTCCTACAATTTCAAATTTATTGGGTATTGATGAACCTGACGCCTGCTATGGAATCCCTTTAATTGAATTAACTTATACTAAATAA
- a CDS encoding alpha/beta hydrolase family protein, with translation MKSIIKCLCVNTFLSSILLFASVMLYAQEQNKYISYWQGIIKNGGQELTINLKVFKEKEGKLNAVMESVEQGTGDLPTSDFYLGTDSLRFKVPLVNGIYSGKIVSDSNIIRGFWKQGPFTVELNFKKVDEIEKPKRPQLPQKPYPYNEEEVSFQNKQANITLAGSFTFPKSGSSFPAVVLISGSGPQDRDETIFNHKPFLVIADYLTRNGIAVLRFDDRGVGKSQGNYSAATTAELAQDALSAVEYLKSRKEVNPKKIGLIGHSEGGLIASMIASSSNDISFIVLLASPGLPGKDILLMQQKLIAQAQGVDEKTIEENFRINEKMYDIVLSEPDSDKAVEKLNKVLNDYVNTLPSEKKGMVQFSEEGRKQMIKVIMSPWFRFFLKYDPRPALESIFVPVLALNGSKDLQVSAKANLTEIEKALTSGGNKHFEVKELPGLNHLFQNCDTGSPTEYAKIEETFSPAALKIIGDWILKVTNNK, from the coding sequence ATGAAATCAATAATTAAATGCTTATGTGTTAATACTTTTTTGAGTTCAATTCTTCTATTTGCTTCTGTAATGTTGTATGCACAAGAACAAAACAAGTATATCAGTTACTGGCAGGGTATAATTAAAAATGGAGGTCAGGAGCTTACTATTAACTTAAAGGTATTCAAGGAGAAAGAAGGAAAACTTAATGCTGTAATGGAAAGTGTTGAACAGGGGACAGGTGATTTACCGACTTCTGATTTTTATTTGGGAACTGACAGCCTGAGATTCAAAGTCCCGCTTGTCAATGGAATTTATTCCGGCAAAATAGTTTCTGACAGCAACATTATAAGAGGATTTTGGAAGCAAGGTCCTTTTACTGTAGAATTAAACTTTAAAAAAGTGGATGAAATAGAAAAACCGAAAAGGCCGCAACTTCCACAAAAACCTTACCCGTATAACGAGGAGGAGGTTAGTTTTCAAAATAAGCAAGCTAATATAACACTTGCCGGAAGTTTTACTTTTCCTAAATCAGGTTCATCTTTCCCAGCTGTTGTTTTAATTAGCGGGTCTGGGCCTCAAGACAGAGATGAGACTATTTTTAATCATAAACCTTTTTTAGTTATAGCAGATTATCTTACTCGCAATGGAATTGCAGTATTAAGGTTTGATGACCGTGGTGTTGGTAAATCACAAGGAAATTATTCTGCTGCAACCACTGCAGAGCTTGCTCAAGATGCTCTTTCAGCTGTTGAATATTTGAAGTCAAGAAAAGAAGTTAACCCCAAAAAAATAGGTTTAATTGGACATAGCGAAGGTGGACTAATTGCATCAATGATCGCATCAAGTTCTAACGATATTTCATTTATTGTTTTGCTTGCAAGTCCAGGTTTGCCTGGTAAGGATATTTTATTGATGCAGCAAAAATTAATAGCTCAAGCTCAAGGTGTAGATGAAAAGACAATTGAAGAGAATTTTAGGATCAATGAAAAAATGTATGACATTGTTCTGAGCGAACCAGATTCAGATAAGGCCGTTGAAAAGCTAAATAAAGTATTGAATGATTACGTAAATACATTGCCATCCGAAAAGAAAGGAATGGTTCAGTTTTCTGAAGAAGGCAGAAAACAAATGATTAAAGTAATTATGAGTCCATGGTTCAGATTTTTCCTAAAGTACGATCCGAGACCAGCTCTCGAGTCTATTTTTGTTCCTGTACTAGCATTAAATGGCAGCAAAGATTTACAAGTCTCTGCTAAGGCAAACCTAACTGAAATTGAAAAGGCTTTGACTTCAGGTGGCAACAAACATTTTGAGGTGAAAGAATTACCTGGACTTAATCATTTATTTCAGAATTGCGACACAGGGAGTCCCACTGAATACGCTAAAATAGAGGAAACATTTTCCCCGGCTGCTCTTAAAATTATTGGCGATTGGATTCTGAAAGTCACAAATAATAAATAA
- a CDS encoding phosphomannomutase codes for MDRITSFKAYDIRGKYPNELNNDLAYKIGKAYSKLLDAKNVVVGHDVRKSSPALVNALVEGLTENGTNVINLGLCGTEMIYFAVPYFDTDGGIMITASHNPPEYNGLKFVKRNSVPMGYDSGLNEIEKMILKNELSKHTTRKGSITQKNIMSEFINNLQKFYHPEKIKPLKVVVNAGNGCVGLALDALEKFLPIKMIKIHHNPDPDFPNGVPNPLLPENRQSTIDAIKEYNADLGVAWDGDYDRCFFFDENGNFVEGYYIVGLLAKSILKKYPGEKIVHDPRLIWNTIDVVKKSGGIPVLSKSGHAFIKQKMREVNAIYGGEMSAHHYFRDNSYSDSGLIPFVLTLQLISDENTTLSKLVGEMIKAYPCSGEINSTISNPTKKLEEIKNRYSDGKIDEIDGVSVEYPTWRFNVRLSNTEPLIRLNVESKNDETLMKTKTEELLNLIRS; via the coding sequence ATGGATAGAATAACTTCTTTTAAAGCATACGATATAAGAGGCAAATACCCTAACGAATTAAACAACGATTTAGCATATAAAATTGGTAAAGCATACTCAAAACTTCTCGACGCAAAAAATGTAGTAGTTGGACATGACGTACGAAAATCATCACCAGCTTTAGTAAATGCTCTTGTAGAAGGATTAACTGAGAATGGGACTAATGTTATAAACTTGGGTTTATGCGGCACTGAAATGATTTACTTTGCAGTTCCTTACTTTGATACAGATGGCGGAATAATGATTACCGCAAGTCATAATCCACCAGAGTACAACGGTTTAAAATTTGTAAAAAGAAATTCTGTACCAATGGGATATGACTCGGGCTTAAACGAAATAGAAAAAATGATTTTAAAAAATGAACTGAGTAAGCATACAACAAGAAAAGGAAGTATTACTCAAAAAAATATAATGAGTGAATTTATAAATAATCTCCAAAAATTTTACCATCCAGAAAAAATCAAACCGCTAAAAGTAGTTGTTAACGCCGGCAATGGTTGCGTAGGACTAGCATTAGATGCATTAGAAAAGTTTCTCCCAATAAAAATGATTAAGATACATCATAACCCAGACCCGGACTTCCCGAACGGGGTTCCAAATCCGCTTTTACCTGAAAACAGACAGTCAACCATTGACGCAATAAAAGAATATAATGCCGATTTAGGGGTTGCATGGGATGGCGATTATGACAGATGTTTCTTTTTTGACGAGAACGGGAATTTTGTTGAGGGTTATTACATCGTCGGTTTACTTGCCAAATCAATATTAAAAAAATATCCTGGGGAAAAAATTGTTCACGACCCCAGATTGATTTGGAATACTATTGACGTTGTTAAAAAATCGGGCGGAATACCTGTTCTTTCCAAAAGTGGACATGCTTTTATAAAACAAAAAATGAGAGAAGTTAATGCTATATACGGGGGTGAAATGTCTGCTCATCATTACTTTAGAGATAATTCATATTCAGACAGCGGGTTAATACCTTTTGTTTTAACCCTACAACTAATTTCTGACGAAAACACGACACTCTCTAAACTTGTCGGCGAAATGATTAAAGCTTATCCTTGTTCAGGAGAAATTAATTCAACAATCAGTAATCCAACAAAAAAATTGGAAGAGATAAAAAATAGATACTCTGATGGCAAAATTGATGAGATTGATGGCGTTAGTGTTGAATATCCAACTTGGCGTTTTAATGTAAGGTTAAGTAACACCGAACCTCTAATTAGATTAAATGTAGAATCAAAAAATGATGAGACACTAATGAAAACAAAAACTGAAGAACTGTTAAATCTAATTAGAAGTTGA
- a CDS encoding S46 family peptidase produces the protein MKIKSKFLFILFTAVVFCISLNAQSLQKIDYDTVKAQRFDTGKMWSFDYPPVDYFKEAYGFDADEQWFNDVRLSALRVVGCTASFVSGDGLIMTNWHCIVETNVYKRVEKEGEDLETTGFLAKSLEEERKIPGYYADQLVLIKDVTDTVLAAGNIGTTEEEKTKNKNEKISQLEEQYNKETGLNCKVVSLFNGAKYSIYGYKRYNDVRLVFFPEKAIGYFGGDFDNFTYPRYNLDCGLMRVYGDDGKPLKTDHFFKFSTKGIKEGEPIFTVGNPGFTQRLASVAQLEYARDITYRNLSYLFDTYYDDLEALKSVDPANAAKYENIRFSIGNAQKVFHNTYRGLIDPYLMARKRAFEKILQEKVFNDPELNKQYGHVWKAIENTRAELRKIGPKIAVFNINRRFAPEYFFIAQSLYNLAKELQKPENERSPEYKGEKLDSVINSIFPSNFNKLLEDTKLKVQAGYIEMNLGNDDPLVKKMFGGLSGDAAVKYILSHSKITSSDDVVKLAKDGAEAILNSDDPFIEFVKASDEQLPKLQSEAKEISSTEAVYNDMLGQIVFKVYGTSIPPDANFTLRISDGVLKSFDYNGTKAPTHTTFYGLYNRYYSFDKQYPWSLPDKWLNIPPDFDLSTPLNFISTNDIVGGNSGSAIINKNKEVVGLAFDGNIDSIIGNFIYNPINNRCVAVDVRSILAAFDKIYKAKRLYLELLNGKMIE, from the coding sequence ATGAAAATTAAGAGCAAATTCTTGTTTATTCTGTTTACAGCTGTGGTTTTTTGCATCTCGTTAAATGCACAAAGTTTGCAGAAAATTGACTATGATACAGTTAAGGCTCAAAGGTTTGACACGGGTAAAATGTGGTCGTTTGATTATCCTCCTGTCGACTATTTTAAAGAAGCTTATGGATTTGATGCCGATGAACAATGGTTTAACGACGTACGACTTTCCGCATTAAGAGTTGTTGGGTGCACTGCTTCTTTTGTCTCAGGTGATGGTTTAATTATGACCAACTGGCACTGCATTGTTGAAACTAATGTTTATAAAAGAGTTGAAAAAGAAGGCGAGGATTTGGAAACCACAGGATTTTTGGCAAAGAGCCTTGAAGAGGAAAGAAAAATACCAGGCTATTACGCTGACCAGCTGGTTTTAATTAAAGATGTAACCGACACAGTCCTAGCAGCAGGGAATATTGGCACTACTGAAGAAGAAAAGACTAAAAATAAAAATGAGAAGATTAGCCAACTTGAAGAACAATACAACAAAGAAACCGGGTTAAATTGCAAAGTTGTTTCTTTGTTTAATGGTGCTAAATATTCTATTTACGGATACAAAAGATATAATGATGTTCGTTTGGTCTTTTTCCCTGAAAAAGCAATAGGCTATTTCGGTGGAGATTTTGATAATTTCACCTACCCACGTTACAATTTGGATTGCGGTTTAATGCGTGTTTATGGAGATGATGGTAAACCTTTGAAAACCGATCACTTTTTCAAGTTTTCAACTAAAGGAATTAAAGAAGGCGAACCGATTTTTACAGTGGGTAATCCAGGATTTACTCAAAGATTAGCTTCGGTCGCTCAACTTGAATATGCAAGAGATATTACCTACAGAAATCTTTCATATTTGTTTGATACTTATTATGATGACCTTGAAGCTCTGAAGTCAGTTGACCCTGCAAATGCAGCTAAGTATGAAAACATTAGGTTTTCAATAGGCAACGCACAAAAAGTTTTTCATAATACATATAGAGGATTGATTGATCCGTACTTAATGGCTCGTAAAAGAGCATTTGAAAAAATTCTTCAAGAAAAGGTATTTAACGATCCTGAACTTAACAAGCAGTATGGTCATGTTTGGAAAGCGATTGAAAATACAAGAGCTGAATTGAGAAAAATCGGTCCTAAAATAGCAGTATTCAATATCAATAGAAGGTTCGCTCCGGAGTATTTCTTTATTGCACAAAGTCTTTATAACCTTGCTAAAGAACTTCAGAAACCCGAAAATGAAAGGTCGCCAGAATATAAAGGTGAAAAACTTGATTCGGTAATTAATTCTATTTTTCCGTCAAATTTTAACAAGCTATTAGAAGATACCAAGCTGAAAGTTCAAGCTGGTTATATTGAAATGAATCTTGGTAATGATGATCCTCTTGTTAAAAAAATGTTTGGCGGGCTGTCTGGCGATGCTGCAGTTAAATATATTCTCTCGCATTCTAAAATAACAAGCAGTGACGATGTTGTTAAATTGGCGAAAGATGGTGCGGAGGCAATATTAAATTCTGATGACCCCTTTATTGAATTTGTAAAAGCATCAGATGAACAATTACCAAAACTTCAATCAGAAGCTAAAGAAATTTCAAGTACTGAAGCTGTTTACAACGACATGCTTGGTCAAATTGTTTTTAAGGTTTATGGCACTTCTATTCCTCCTGATGCTAACTTTACATTAAGAATCAGCGATGGCGTGCTAAAAAGCTTTGATTACAACGGAACTAAGGCACCTACGCATACAACATTTTATGGTTTGTACAACAGATACTATTCGTTTGATAAACAATATCCATGGTCGTTACCCGATAAGTGGTTGAACATTCCACCTGATTTTGATCTTAGTACACCACTTAATTTTATTTCAACTAACGACATTGTAGGTGGTAATTCAGGTAGTGCAATTATTAATAAAAATAAAGAAGTAGTCGGACTTGCTTTTGACGGTAATATTGACAGCATTATAGGAAATTTTATTTACAATCCTATTAATAATAGATGTGTTGCCGTGGATGTTCGTTCAATACTTGCTGCATTTGATAAAATATATAAAGCTAAACGGCTTTATCTTGAACTGCTGAACGGTAAAATGATAGAGTAA
- a CDS encoding S46 family peptidase: MKRKILLKHFLSAIAAFLFLFNTLSQSQSIYEPIDVTRVKSTTDQIGRMWTFDDVPVDLFEKEYGFKPTQEWLDDVRMSALQFSSFCSAAFVSADGLIMTNHHCGRGYLPDISPKGKDYLWDGFYAEKLEDEIKIPGLYVDQLVLIEDVTKEILDAMDIGNTDSEKIENRNKKIRELTEKYNNETGLTCSIVQLYHGGKYSLYGYKRYNDIRLVMAPDFQIASTGWDWDNFTYPRYELDFMFFRAYDESGKPVKTDHYFKWSKDGAEEGEPIFVIGRPGSTQRINSVAELEFFKDKTYKYSLLLFNELYKVYYEMFTMHPERHSELLNRVMSIGNARKSFAGRYKALCDEYIMAKKKDFEMNLKQKVDSNPEVKSKYGFLWDAIKNNIDEYRKYIDEATAFRINRFSAPEYLVIALSVVKYAEQMKLPEDQREEDYKSEKLKDTFQKIYPSYIDEELQAKLIRAHINYLVGILGEDNSIIKNYTGGETNDKAVWDIIAKSKLTTKEKFDEFIKMKPEDILNSDDPFIYFVTHTANRVKELNEKIREINNTLEVLNQLLGELTFKIYGGQIPPDATSTLRISDGKIEGYEYNGTIAPGKTTFYGLWDRWYSFGKKSYPWGLHPRWQKIPEGFDLSTAVGFASTNDIVGGNSGSSAINRNKEIIGLIHDGNLESLAGDFIFLKENNRAVGTDSKGLLQALKYIYKTERLIKELENGKIIE; this comes from the coding sequence ATGAAAAGAAAAATTTTGCTCAAGCATTTTCTTTCAGCAATTGCAGCATTTCTTTTTTTATTTAACACGTTATCACAATCCCAAAGTATTTATGAACCAATTGATGTAACAAGGGTTAAATCAACTACTGACCAAATTGGGAGAATGTGGACATTCGATGATGTGCCAGTTGATTTATTCGAAAAAGAATATGGGTTTAAGCCTACACAGGAATGGCTCGATGACGTGCGCATGTCGGCTTTACAATTCAGTAGTTTTTGTTCTGCAGCTTTTGTATCTGCAGATGGTTTGATAATGACAAATCATCATTGTGGGAGAGGATATCTTCCGGATATTTCGCCTAAAGGAAAAGATTACTTATGGGATGGCTTTTATGCAGAAAAATTGGAAGATGAGATTAAAATTCCTGGACTTTATGTTGATCAGCTTGTTCTTATCGAAGATGTTACAAAAGAAATATTGGATGCAATGGACATTGGAAATACTGATAGTGAGAAAATTGAAAACAGAAATAAAAAAATACGTGAGTTGACAGAAAAATATAATAATGAAACTGGATTAACTTGCAGCATTGTTCAGTTATATCACGGTGGAAAATATTCTTTATACGGTTACAAAAGATATAATGATATACGACTTGTAATGGCACCGGATTTTCAAATAGCTTCAACAGGCTGGGATTGGGACAATTTTACCTATCCAAGATATGAATTAGACTTTATGTTTTTCCGTGCTTATGATGAAAGTGGGAAACCTGTTAAAACAGACCATTACTTTAAATGGAGTAAAGACGGTGCTGAAGAAGGGGAACCTATTTTTGTAATTGGAAGACCCGGAAGTACTCAAAGAATTAACTCGGTTGCCGAATTAGAATTTTTTAAAGATAAGACATATAAATACTCTCTTTTACTTTTTAATGAACTTTATAAAGTTTATTATGAAATGTTTACAATGCATCCTGAAAGACATTCAGAGTTACTTAATAGGGTAATGAGTATAGGAAACGCACGCAAATCCTTTGCTGGCAGGTATAAAGCTTTGTGTGATGAATATATAATGGCAAAGAAAAAAGATTTTGAAATGAATCTCAAACAAAAGGTCGATTCTAACCCTGAAGTAAAATCGAAGTACGGATTTCTATGGGATGCAATAAAAAACAACATTGATGAGTATAGAAAGTATATTGATGAGGCTACTGCTTTTCGAATAAATAGATTTAGTGCGCCAGAATATCTTGTTATAGCACTATCTGTTGTTAAATATGCAGAACAAATGAAACTTCCGGAAGATCAAAGAGAGGAAGATTATAAATCAGAAAAATTAAAAGATACTTTCCAAAAAATTTATCCCTCATATATAGATGAAGAACTTCAAGCAAAGTTAATTAGAGCGCATATAAATTACCTTGTAGGTATTCTTGGTGAAGATAACTCAATTATAAAAAATTACACTGGCGGTGAAACTAATGATAAAGCTGTGTGGGATATAATTGCTAAATCGAAACTAACAACAAAAGAAAAATTTGATGAATTCATAAAAATGAAACCAGAGGATATCCTTAATTCTGATGATCCTTTTATTTACTTTGTGACTCATACAGCAAATAGAGTAAAGGAACTGAACGAAAAAATTCGAGAGATAAACAATACGCTGGAGGTGTTAAATCAACTTTTAGGTGAGCTTACCTTTAAAATATACGGCGGTCAAATTCCACCCGATGCAACAAGCACATTGAGAATTTCTGATGGAAAAATAGAAGGATATGAATACAACGGAACAATAGCTCCAGGCAAAACTACATTTTACGGCTTATGGGATCGTTGGTATTCGTTTGGGAAAAAAAGTTATCCTTGGGGACTTCATCCTCGCTGGCAAAAGATACCTGAAGGATTTGATTTATCAACGGCGGTGGGATTTGCCTCAACAAACGATATCGTTGGGGGTAATTCAGGCAGTTCTGCAATTAACAGGAACAAAGAAATTATTGGGCTAATTCACGACGGCAACCTTGAAAGTCTTGCTGGTGATTTTATTTTTCTTAAAGAAAACAACAGAGCTGTTGGTACCGATTCAAAAGGGCTGCTTCAAGCATTAAAATATATTTATAAGACAGAACGCTTAATTAAAGAGTTAGAAAATGGAAAGATTATAGAATAA